A genomic stretch from Empedobacter stercoris includes:
- a CDS encoding S9 family peptidase: protein MNRFSILVASILMTTTVMGQKVMTPELLWQVKKVSPVGVTKDQKNLIYKVTSTDVKTQEDTSKTYMISLAGGKASEIEDYKTLLADVSLNKSQQYKAETEKVKLQKVFGSDYYPEMDKSNVQIYNELNYRHWDTWNDGHFEHLFVSENKENATKIDVLKDEPYSVSEFVWAPDGTKVLYVSKKKFGTDYALSTNTDIFQYDLTTKKTTNITEGKMGYDNTPSFSSQGDFAFLSMARDGYEADKNDLIVRRGDLELNITKHWDGTVQNYKWSNDGTKIYFNAPVEGTVQLFEVDVNFKMKKMPFIKQITKGDFDIADIKEVVGNKAVVTKTDINHAAEIYVVDLKSGALTQLTNENKDIFDNIALSDVKARTIKTTDGKDMHAWVIYPPNFDPNKKYPTLLYCQGGPQSALTQFYSPRWNFQLMAAQGYIVIAPNRRGMPGHGVEWNEQISKDWGGQVMDDYLAAIDDISKEPYVDKDRRGAVGASYGGYSVYYLAGIHEGRFKSFISHNGVFDLKSMYGTTEEIFFTNWDAGGAWWETNNKAAQKTYTKFDPSSTELVNKWNTPMLIYVGGHDYRVPMGQGQEAYQILQLKGIKSRFIYFPEENHWVLKPQNSIIWHTEFFKWLKETL from the coding sequence ATGAATAGATTTTCTATATTAGTCGCAAGTATTTTAATGACGACGACAGTAATGGGACAAAAAGTGATGACGCCAGAATTGCTATGGCAAGTAAAAAAAGTTTCTCCAGTTGGAGTAACAAAAGATCAAAAAAATCTTATTTACAAAGTAACATCTACAGACGTTAAAACACAAGAAGACACGTCAAAAACATATATGATTTCATTAGCAGGTGGTAAAGCTTCAGAAATTGAAGACTACAAAACACTATTGGCTGATGTTTCATTAAATAAATCTCAACAATACAAAGCTGAAACAGAAAAGGTTAAATTACAAAAGGTTTTTGGGTCAGATTATTATCCAGAAATGGACAAATCAAATGTGCAGATTTACAATGAGTTAAATTATAGACATTGGGATACTTGGAACGATGGTCATTTTGAACATTTATTTGTGTCAGAAAATAAAGAAAATGCAACAAAGATTGATGTTTTAAAAGATGAACCGTATTCAGTTTCTGAATTTGTTTGGGCACCAGATGGGACAAAAGTGTTGTATGTTTCTAAAAAGAAATTTGGTACTGATTATGCGTTGAGCACAAACACAGATATCTTTCAATACGATTTAACAACAAAGAAAACGACCAATATCACAGAAGGAAAAATGGGGTATGACAATACACCAAGCTTCTCGTCTCAAGGAGATTTCGCTTTTTTGAGTATGGCGCGTGATGGTTACGAAGCGGATAAAAATGATTTAATTGTTCGTCGTGGTGATCTTGAACTAAATATTACAAAACATTGGGACGGAACTGTACAAAATTACAAATGGAGTAATGATGGTACAAAAATATATTTCAATGCACCAGTTGAAGGAACTGTTCAATTATTTGAAGTTGATGTCAACTTCAAAATGAAAAAGATGCCTTTCATCAAGCAAATTACAAAAGGTGATTTTGATATAGCAGATATTAAAGAAGTTGTAGGGAATAAGGCTGTCGTAACAAAAACAGATATCAATCATGCAGCAGAAATATATGTAGTTGATCTTAAATCTGGAGCGTTAACACAATTGACAAACGAAAACAAAGACATTTTTGATAACATTGCGTTGAGTGATGTAAAAGCAAGAACGATCAAAACGACAGACGGAAAAGATATGCATGCTTGGGTAATTTATCCGCCAAATTTTGACCCAAATAAAAAATACCCAACTTTATTATATTGTCAAGGAGGTCCACAATCTGCTTTAACTCAGTTCTATTCTCCTCGTTGGAATTTTCAATTAATGGCTGCTCAAGGTTATATCGTGATTGCGCCTAATCGTAGAGGAATGCCAGGACATGGAGTAGAATGGAACGAGCAAATTTCGAAAGATTGGGGTGGACAAGTAATGGATGATTATTTAGCAGCAATTGATGATATTTCGAAAGAACCATATGTTGATAAAGATCGTCGTGGAGCTGTTGGTGCATCTTACGGAGGATATTCTGTTTATTATTTAGCAGGAATTCACGAAGGTCGTTTCAAATCATTTATTTCGCATAATGGTGTGTTCGATTTGAAATCAATGTACGGTACAACAGAAGAAATTTTCTTTACAAACTGGGATGCCGGTGGTGCTTGGTGGGAAACGAACAATAAAGCTGCACAAAAAACATATACTAAATTTGATCCAAGTAGTACCGAATTAGTCAATAAATGGAATACACCAATGTTGATTTATGTTGGAGGACACGATTACCGTGTACCAATGGGACAAGGACAAGAGGCTTATCAAATTTTACAATTGAAAGGAATTAAATCTCGTTTTATTTATTTCCCTGAAGAAAATCACTGGGTGTTAAAACCACAAAATTCAATCATTTGGCATACAGAATTTTTCAAATGGTTAAAAGAAACGTTATAA